Proteins encoded within one genomic window of Pseudomonas cannabina:
- a CDS encoding cytochrome c oxidase assembly protein, whose protein sequence is MTQPVLPRRLVIRLMLLLAFIFACGFALAPIRDLLSWVGGHAGAGDSYTQGQQVDTSREIEVQFTSSNAAGMVWAFYPRADQMLVHPGALNEMIFIAQNPTDKPMKAQAVPGISPGKATAWFHKTECFCFTQQTLQPGERIEMPVRFIVDRDLPEDVKHLKLAYTLLDVTPL, encoded by the coding sequence ATGACTCAACCTGTCCTGCCCAGGCGGCTCGTTATCCGCCTTATGCTGTTGCTGGCTTTTATATTCGCCTGCGGCTTCGCGCTGGCACCGATTCGTGACCTGCTGAGCTGGGTCGGCGGACATGCCGGGGCCGGCGATTCGTACACACAAGGGCAGCAGGTCGATACGTCGCGTGAGATCGAGGTGCAGTTCACGTCGAGCAACGCGGCGGGCATGGTCTGGGCGTTTTATCCTCGTGCTGATCAAATGCTCGTGCACCCCGGCGCACTCAACGAGATGATCTTTATTGCGCAGAACCCGACTGACAAACCGATGAAAGCCCAGGCCGTGCCGGGAATTTCACCGGGAAAGGCAACGGCCTGGTTTCACAAGACCGAGTGTTTCTGCTTCACCCAGCAGACGTTACAACCGGGCGAGCGCATCGAAATGCCGGTGCGCTTTATCGTTGATCGCGACCTTCCTGAAGACGTTAAACACCTGAAACTGGCGTACACCCTTCTCGACGTCACGCCGCTCTAG
- a CDS encoding SCO family protein has translation MTRIQKTVFIAAAIVALLLGLISSQLLSSRGPQDQAALNDAGIILLPKSRTLPALSMIDQNGQAMALDGLKGQWTLMFFGYTFCPDICPTTLAQIKQIRSELPKDAAERMRVVLVSVDPNRDTPQQLKQYLGYFDKTFIGLTAPVPELQKLASAVSIPFIPADTRKSNYFVDHSGNLALIGPDGTQRGFIRAPLNNQKLVRQLPGLLERD, from the coding sequence ATGACCCGAATTCAGAAAACCGTTTTCATCGCTGCCGCTATTGTGGCGCTCCTGCTCGGCCTCATCAGCAGCCAGCTGCTGTCCAGCCGCGGACCGCAAGATCAGGCAGCACTCAATGACGCAGGCATTATCCTGCTGCCAAAAAGCCGCACCCTGCCTGCATTGAGCATGATCGATCAGAACGGTCAGGCGATGGCCCTCGACGGGCTCAAGGGCCAGTGGACACTGATGTTCTTTGGTTACACGTTCTGCCCGGACATCTGCCCCACCACGCTGGCGCAGATCAAGCAGATCCGAAGCGAACTGCCCAAAGACGCGGCCGAGCGGATGCGTGTCGTGCTGGTCAGCGTCGACCCCAACCGCGACACGCCGCAGCAGCTCAAACAATACTTGGGGTATTTCGACAAGACCTTCATCGGCCTGACCGCGCCGGTGCCTGAACTGCAGAAACTGGCCAGCGCGGTCAGCATCCCGTTCATTCCCGCCGACACCCGCAAGTCAAACTATTTCGTCGACCACAGCGGCAACCTGGCCCTGATCGGCCCGGACGGCACCCAGCGAGGCTTCATCCGCGCCCCGCTGAACAACCAGAAACTGGTCAGGCAATTGCCTGGGTTGCTGGAGAGGGATTAG
- a CDS encoding MetQ/NlpA family ABC transporter substrate-binding protein has protein sequence MKKLLAIFAAVTALSAQANETLTVAASAVPHAEILEFVKPTLAKEGVDLNIKVFNDYIQPNAQVAQKHMDANFFQHQPYLDEYNKGKGTDLVAVAKVHVEPFGAYAEKAKSLAELPDGANVALPNDATNEGRALLLLQKAGLITLADPSNILSKPSDVTNNPKNLKFRELEAATLPRVLTQVDLALINTNYALSAGLDPKKDALIIEGPDSPYANILVARPDNKDSDAMKKLAAALHSPEVKAFLDEKYKGAVVPAF, from the coding sequence ATGAAAAAGCTATTGGCGATATTCGCCGCTGTTACCGCCTTGTCCGCGCAGGCCAACGAGACCCTGACCGTCGCGGCCTCCGCCGTTCCGCACGCCGAGATCCTCGAATTCGTCAAACCGACCCTGGCCAAGGAAGGCGTCGACCTGAACATCAAGGTGTTCAACGACTACATTCAGCCGAACGCGCAGGTCGCGCAGAAGCACATGGATGCCAATTTCTTCCAGCATCAGCCGTACCTGGATGAGTACAACAAGGGCAAAGGCACCGACCTGGTGGCCGTGGCCAAGGTCCACGTAGAGCCATTTGGCGCCTACGCGGAAAAAGCCAAGTCGCTGGCCGAACTGCCAGACGGTGCCAACGTCGCGCTGCCCAACGACGCGACCAATGAAGGCCGTGCGCTGTTACTGTTGCAGAAGGCGGGCTTGATCACCTTGGCAGACCCGAGCAACATCCTGTCGAAGCCTTCGGACGTTACCAATAACCCGAAAAATCTGAAATTCCGCGAGCTGGAAGCTGCCACGCTGCCACGCGTGCTGACTCAGGTCGATCTGGCATTGATCAACACCAACTATGCGCTCAGCGCTGGTCTCGATCCTAAAAAGGATGCGTTGATCATCGAAGGTCCGGATTCGCCTTACGCGAACATCCTGGTTGCCCGCCCGGACAACAAGGACTCGGACGCTATGAAAAAGCTGGCCGCAGCGCTGCACAGCCCGGAAGTAAAAGCGTTTCTAGACGAGAAATACAAAGGCGCAGTGGTGCCGGCGTTTTGA